Below is a genomic region from Astatotilapia calliptera chromosome 13, fAstCal1.2, whole genome shotgun sequence.
aggggaaaaaaacagaaataaaacaccgatgaTGTAGCAATGACACTAAACTTGCACGCTTTTATAAAGCAGGCATTTATTAAATTTCTCTAGTCACTTCATAACAGCAGCTGTCATGTAAATAATTGAATGGAATTGTACAAGAATTGTCAGGAAGACTCACACTGGCCTCCCATTGTTAGATTACACTGTAGATTACATTATTCAGGTCAACAATCTCCATGCAAAGATCTGTACCTTGGAAAAGTGCAATTTAGTGATTATGTGCAATATTATGCATTTTTCTACTGTTTCTACAtcataattaaaacattttcaaatgaaGGTGATTCAGTGTTCTCTTACTGtatgtcttttaaatgttaGATGGTTACCCTAGCCCTAACCGTTCTGTGGCTTCactcacacaggcctagagaccagttggcAACCCCCTGGCAACCTCCGGTCGctaggaaaaatgtgtattcccctaACCAGTTGGCAAGAGGCTGCCAGAGGTTTCTGAGTTAAAACCCTCATCGCCATTGCTTTGGTTCTTAGCCATGGTTGCCCACAGTTTGCTCCAAGAGGTCAACTTGTCTGTAAACACTTGCTGACTACCCACCAAATGGCAGTGAAACCTGAAAAACTGTGATGCAAACCAGATACAGAGGATTTTCACCCTCTAAGTACAAGTTGCGATTTTCTGCTAAAaccaacatgtttcaaaagaCTCAAACTTCACTTTGAAGGTAAAGGTCTCTTCTGGTTTGGGTTCACTGTTTCACTACTGTTTAGCAAGTAGCTTCCAAGTCTTTGCTGAAAGGTCAATGTCTTCCATGCAAATAACAGGCAAACACAGTAATTTATAGTAACCCAAGGAATTGCAGgttttcaatcattttcagTGCTGCATGGAATATCTCATTGCAAACAATTTTACCAAGCCACTGCCAGGACCCTCCCGCAACTACAAACAAACCAGCTGACCAGTGGTTGAAGTGGGAgacaggggcgattctaggatcagagctttgggggtgctgaacACCCaaagagctgcccagccaggcaagataaactttactcgTCACGATGAGACATCTTCCCTGtgtctgtcagtccctgcatccttaaatgtctccagttgtcccgagttccctctgactgtctccttggtgcatttaaacccctgttcctccctgtcctcatcgtctgttgtcttcgtctccgttatcagtcataattttaccatctctgagTAAGTCtgcaaatttatttattaaatcataagattcttaaattcaccAAGTCtttctgtgcctgggtcctcgtcacaaaacatgacatcactgttttgtacattttaacacaatttaatccccatatttgggaaagaaaagcaaaacactattttaaaagtcagtaacaaaaccatcaaatcagataaaggttatttaaatgctgcaaactaAGAATggattgaaataaaaaatatatatacatatcctaaccttaattactgggggaAAAGGATGAATGATGATCATAGTGAGTAAGAAGTAAACcgagtgcattttttggacagagactcacttttaatgtgtgtgtataatacaatacagatatataaaaatacactccaaaaatagagtccttgaaatgtacgaatgtacaaaatattgataaataaaattataaaaatggaggcaactttgcctgtggtaCAATCTATGAaaagatctttactgcagatactactatggctctgcagattttttattttattttaacctatGTCGCCTCACCTTGAGGTTGGCAAATCTGTCTATCACTTTTTTGGTGATCAACTCTATCAAGCAAtttaactgtttctgttttgcctgtcaatattccctgtctgtttttttacctggttcttcctgaccttgtactttctcctcactttcccctctttcctctctccctctttggactgacaatcatacacaaatagattgtattcaattagatgaaaaaaattacattaatatgaaaaaacaaatactattaagatcactaataaaaaaaaagtcctctctcagtttactttcaaccaaaaggcaaataaccaaaccacatgaacatctaataaaagatataaatattgaaacactgattcaacattattcttgattgacagatcatttgatcttacacttttacctgaatgttgtTCCTGGGTTTAATCTTGGCACATGCACATATGACAAAATAACCAACTTCTCTcattccatttcaaacaggacagtggcaACAACAGTAAGCTACTGTTTActttatctatacttttgttgttaaaatgttatgtCTCAAACAAGTACtgaatgctttttatatttttagtagtgtgtcacacaaacagtaaatattgtcaaaaaagtaagaaatctttgggggtgctttgattcaaaaaatgggctaaaatcgcccctggTGGGAGAAGTCATCAACCAGTCTCTATACTCTATAGACCTAACTTTTTGACCATATAATTTGATAGAGTGACCATATAAAGCAACACTGAGGGTTTCATTAATGAAAAAGGGAGTAGAGAATGGAGGAAACACACTTATTCAACAACTACCCCCTCCACCTTGCAATTCTGTATAAGAGAGTTTGACCATCATAAGGCCTCAGCAACTATTCAGTTGAGctaaaacaacaagaaacaaacaaaacaatattaGGGTTCAAATGCATACAAGCACAATTAcacttgaaaataaaacaatcacCACACTTAGTGCCTCTCTGTTTCATAGTCTGTTTTACTTGATTATGTAAAGGATTATATAAACATAAAGTGTGCTTTGATTAGTAGGTTTAAAAGCTTTTAGTTGCCACAAACATGATGTAACAATGGTACCAGTCAttggaaataattatttccactaGTTTGCACTACTCTGTAAGCTTACAAGAGCATTGTGGTAaaagttcatatttttttttactttcaccaCTCCACACTGTGACACCTGTGAAGCCAAAACAAGCTAGGTCTTCAGGCAGACACGGAAGGTCATTGGAGGAAAAGTTGAAAATGTGTGCTGCTGGATTCCCTAACTATATGtcattagtttgtttttgtcctgtgaCCTATGGAGAAACCCATTTCTTAGAAACAGGTTTACTTCCAAAACTGTGTGTTAATACTCAGGGagctttttgtgtgtatgtgataGGTGTAAACATAGCTCAAGTTTGTCATGCAATTCTCCAcgagaaaatgtattaaaaaaattgtTGATAGTAGTATTAAAGTAAAGAGGTACAGTTTTCAAACAGAATACTTTGTTAATGTAGTGACGTATTCGTGCTAGAAATCATCCATGACACCATCAAAGAGTGAAAACCCAATAATcatttatctaaaaaaataaaagtttactcGAAGATTTACTAATGTCAGGGTAAGTGCTTGGAAAATTCAATACGGATGAAAAGATCTGGCTGATTTGAATGATGGTGATATTTTTTGTGATTTAGAACTACATTTAGAGTGTTGCGTATGAAAAAGTTTTAGTTATAATACATATTTTTACACTGTTCAAAAATCCTGGATATTTAAACCGATcttcaaatcagttttatttatatagtgccaaatcacaacaacagttgcctcaaggcgctgtATTATTGTAGTATCTTTACCTCTTTTGTACGGTAAaggcaataatacagagaaaactgatATGGACTGGGTAATAGGGATGGGAATCACGACAAGAACCAATTCCCAGAGACAGATACTTTATGCTGCAACATCGGCTGTTTGCAAGCACGTGCACAGATAGCAAGCTAACATTAGGCTAGCCAGACAGAATGCTAacactaagctagccaagaacccagagtgaaaGCTGAGCGAATGCCAACCCCAGGCCAGCAGTGACCCTGAATTTCAACAGTTAACAAACTGATAAGAAGTCAGGCAGCAGCCtccgtttctacctgttcaggtttctacagtagaatcactaTGGCGATCGTTTTGAAGTGTCTTTGTGctgattttcatttttgctttgtgtttttggctACTACCTGCATACTTTCACGCCCTGAGGCCAGGCATCGCCATGCACCAGGAGAAAGCCATAACCCACAGTGGAGGGTCTGCCAGTGGGTAAAGGATTTTATCCCAATACCTAATGGCAGTCATGATGCTGTTGCCTAGCCTGTGGAGGTCTGTGTGTGCAAGGATGTGACTCACCAGACCATAAATGATCCACCACTAAACTGGTCATGCTGAACAATGTTACAGGCAGTATTGCATCTCTAGGCCCTTTCACCTCTGTCACATGATCTTAGGGCTAACCTACTGAAAAGCACAGGGCAGCACCATTCCCACCAGTGGCCTACTGCAGGTCATTTTGATATGGgagtgctcatcctgttccttGCACAAAGGACATATATCAGGCATATATATATCACCTTCTACAACTCTGTCCAAGTCTCCTAGAGTAACTGTatgtctcctggaatctcctccatgcaattgagactgtgctgggagagaCAGCAAATCGTCTGGCAATGGCTCGCATTGATGTGCTGTCCTGGAAGTTTTGTACTAACAGTAACGTGGTGGCTCTTACcctagccaaatgcaaaactacagaaaaaaacattcagagaagatgaggaggggaaaATGTTAGTGTCCTGCACCTGTAAAACCATTACTGTTTTGGGGGTTGTCAAATTGTTGCCCCTCTAAAGCAcctgttaatttcattaacacaaaagcagctgaaactcattaacaaccccctctggtacttaactgaccagatcaatatcccagaaATTTAATTCACCTGATGCTATACTCTgagttaaaaatgtttcttaaatttttttGGAGCAGTATATATGTGCCAGGAAATACACTGAGGTTTCTAGACTATGATAGTCTCTCTAAAATCAGTGCCTTTTGAGTGGTGTTACGAACACTCTTAAGGAAGACCATGAGGTTGGATCCACCAGTCCCAGTGGTGTTGAGTGCAGTACCCACACCTCTGAATGGACAGCCCACAGATTGCGCGTGGTTACCAGGAATAATGACGTACTTGGTCACAGTATTGAGGTGATAGTTTCGTAAATCCACCAGTGCGGAGACACAAGAGTTGTAGGcctgacagaggtcagagttgGAGCAGGACAAGATGAAGTCTCGCAGCGGTGGACAGACGGAGAGCGTTTCTATCAGCTGACGGTGGGCAGGAGGCATGTAGTCTCTCATGCGTGTCAGGAACGCTCCTAGATTGAGAGAATCAGTGAAAGGGACAGAAAAGAGACCTtgaaagaatgaaaataatTGTCTATCCTGGAAACATTCTCATTCAAAGCAATCAGCTGGCTGCACAAATGTGATTTATTCACGAGAGCCATCTGAAGGGGTCAAAGGTTGAAGGCAATGCATGCTTACCTGTCTCTTCCTCATGCTGGATGCACAGCAAAGCATCAAAGCATTGAATAGCTGAACTCTGGGCAGCACTCCCACCTGATAACAAAATAGGCTCATCGCTCACACCTTCATACATCACCCCCCTTGGAAGCATTGGGTTGTCTCTCCATCTAAAACAATTCAAACAAAAAACCTATACTGCAAACCTCCTTTTAATAGATGTACATGAATTTAAATATGTATGATACGATTTCAGATGTTATCCTACAAAATATAAAGTGCACCAATAGAAACAGATAAAAAGATAACTTTTACTGAGATAAATCTGCATGAGAGAAATACTGAAACCTTGAAAACCTTAGTTTGGAGAACACTGTAGCAGTGCTAAACTCACCCTGAGACAAAAATTCTCAATTTTCCATGAAATGCAGCTGGCTCCACGTGATCTGGAAATAGCACAGATTCAGTTGTCTAATTACCTTGAATTTCTCTGTCTTCATAAAAGAGCACAGCATGTAAAGTGATTAAATTCATGTGAGCAAGCCTTAATTCAAACTTACTGTGCATAAATTTGAATTTTTCCTTCATCTTCTTTAAAGACTGAGTTACTTTGATGAGGCCATTTTTTATCCCAGTGAGGTCAGAGACTTTAATGGCGCGCATCACCTCCAGCGCCCCCTGGTTAAAGTCAAAGGTTTAAACAGCATTACCAAGTTACAAGTGGCAAAAGCACACACAGTTTGTGGACCAGGGAATAGAGAAATTGAAAACACCAAGCTAATGTTCAGAAAGACTTCAAAAGAAGTAATACTAACCATTATGCCGGGTGAAGCCGCCATCTCAACCAGCAGTGACACAATAAAAAATCCCCTGCAAGTGTCACCACCAGGGAAGGAAAATATCAGGTCCATGttcctatttttaaaaataatatttagcaAACAAATGAGTAAAAACCACATGACACATGAGATTACATAACAGTCCAGAGTGATACTTACCCAATTCTCATATCCctgaaatgaaagtaaaagaaagaagtaGCAATTATTAGAATTTCACTGTGAGGTTATTATTGCATTTAACGAGACTGCCTAATATTTTGgcattaaataagaaaaaggaTTACCCTGTGGGATCCTTTAACTTCCAGTTGGCTAAAACTGAATCTGCATATGTCAGGATCGGTGGAAGGCCAAGTCTGCGTGATACCAGCCAAAAAGGCAGGGCCAGAGCCTTTGGGAGTATCTATCAAACAACCATAACAGTGAAGTTTCAATCCAGCAGGCTCACTAAGATTTCAGGGATTGTAGTGACTATCTTTTGGCCGCGCCAGCAGTTTTGACCAGGCTGATTTGTCTGATGATTTCCCTTTCTACTTTCTATTTAACATTAGCTAGTGAAAAGTTTCACTTTTGCTGTGAAATATGTCACCTCCTGCTTAATATAAATTTGGTTTAGTCATGGTCAAATTAAGCCCTGCAGCACCATTagtcaaaatgtaaatgtgcctcTATCTACCACATTGATGACATTCCCAtcagttttagtttatgttttGTTAACAAATGCTTATTTTTTGTGTTATGAAATAGCAAGATAAAACTGTGTCAATTTCTAATAACGACACACTATTAAGCACAAGTAATGGATTCATTAATAGTTTATTCGTCATTTATGAACCATTAATCCACCTGCGTATGCCATTTATAAACATAGATATAAACGTTAAATCTTTAGTAATTCATGGTTAATTCAAGCAGTTAATAGTTGTTAATTAAGTATTGTGTGTTATTTCATCTAAAATGAGGACACTCTCTACCTTGCAAAGCATTTATAAAATAATCTCATGGTCACCAGGACCTTAAGAATCAAACACATCTCATCTGTCTTCACAACAGAAAAGGatacaaacaaagagcaaaatgaTACAACATGCTAATATTTAATGGAAGCTGCAAATATTGCTCACTAAATATTTGCAGAAAACTGAAATGTGAGCAGCACCAGAGTTTGTAGGAGGGTTTAAGACAGCAACAGAGtatactttaacttatattgaAACTtctgcatataaaataaaacattttttattttatatatatattttactttatttttagtttgttcCTCGAGTTTATCTTCGCTTTAGTTTGTAGTCAGCTGTAGTCAGCTAGCTAGCTTTAGCCAGATAAgctaatgcattaaaaaaaattaaaaggagTTGGATGTTTTCAGCAGTGGCATGGGGTGGTATGTCCCACTCCAAGTGTCACCCTAGTTTTGCATGtaacagtgttgtttattttaata
It encodes:
- the LOC113035181 gene encoding indoleamine 2,3-dioxygenase 2-like isoform X2, which produces METNSKETLQADFDVFDISEEFGFLLEEPLTHLPDHYQVWLDLANNLIHLIESRKLRDLVDKMPVLSPDLLSDHRELRLAHLALGFISMGYVWQEGQHAPAEILPKALALPFWLVSRRLGLPPILTYADSVLANWKLKDPTGDMRIGNMDLIFSFPGGDTCRGFFIVSLLVEMAASPGIMGALEVMRAIKVSDLTGIKNGLIKVTQSLKKMKEKFKFMHNHVEPAAFHGKLRIFVSGWRDNPMLPRGVMYEGVSDEPILLSGGSAAQSSAIQCFDALLCIQHEEETGAFLTRMRDYMPPAHRQLIETLSVCPPLRDFILSCSNSDLCQAYNSCVSALVDLRNYHLNTVTKYVIIPGNHAQSVGCPFRGVGTALNTTGTGGSNLMVFLKSVRNTTQKALILERLS
- the LOC113035181 gene encoding indoleamine 2,3-dioxygenase 2-like isoform X1, whose product is METNSKETLQADFDVFDISEEFGFLLEEPLTHLPDHYQVWLDLANNLIHLIESRKLRDLVDKMPVLSPDLLSDHRELRLAHLALGFISMGYVWQEGQHAPAEILPKALALPFWLVSRRLGLPPILTYADSVLANWKLKDPTGDMRIGNMDLIFSFPGGDTCRGFFIVSLLVEMAASPGIMGALEVMRAIKVSDLTGIKNGLIKVTQSLKKMKEKFKFMHNHVEPAAFHGKLRIFVSGWRDNPMLPRGVMYEGVSDEPILLSGGSAAQSSAIQCFDALLCIQHEEETGAFLTRMRDYMPPAHRQLIETLSVCPPLRDFILSCSNSDLCQAYNSCVSALVDLRNYHLNTVTKRACEGRDGKIYVSSSDRLRLHISTPVGIGYHTDLLRFVFTQGCSLLTVENAAGILILQFSQIWLRNQACRLADLT
- the LOC113035181 gene encoding indoleamine 2,3-dioxygenase 2-like isoform X3: METNSKETLQADFDVFDISEEFGFLLEEPLMPVLSPDLLSDHRELRLAHLALGFISMGYVWQEGQHAPAEILPKALALPFWLVSRRLGLPPILTYADSVLANWKLKDPTGDMRIGNMDLIFSFPGGDTCRGFFIVSLLVEMAASPGIMGALEVMRAIKVSDLTGIKNGLIKVTQSLKKMKEKFKFMHNHVEPAAFHGKLRIFVSGWRDNPMLPRGVMYEGVSDEPILLSGGSAAQSSAIQCFDALLCIQHEEETGAFLTRMRDYMPPAHRQLIETLSVCPPLRDFILSCSNSDLCQAYNSCVSALVDLRNYHLNTVTKRACEGRDGKIYVSSSDRLRLHISTPVGIGYHTDLLRFVFTQGCSLLTVENAAGILILQFSQIWLRNQACRLADLT